tattatgtatgatGTTTATACTATATCTTTgttgtgtttatatttttaagtggGTGATATTTCGGTTGACACATCGCAACGCATTCGCACGTGTTGTCAGTCTATGATAATATCGCCCTTGGAGTGCACTGCGCGTGTCGTAGGTATTATGCAGCGACGCTTTGTCTCGCCAGTTTCACACAAAGCGCTGAAACCGAACTCCAAACCAGTCGCCATTTGACCACTGTAATATTCTCACTAGGATGGAGCGACGACCTTATCGAAAAGTAACTTAGTACAGTTACAATCTTTGTGTCTATGTCTTCTTAAGGTGCATGAGTCGGGTCTGcacgcgaaattcaaatttaatttggggatttcgcaatttgtaaactaatacggcaaagtaggcttatggcattctaattccgacaatggcagtatcatcttcacaggattacataaaaatctttatttgaaagtgtccagtttaagaaattagtcaaaataatgagtttgacatgagttactcataaattagtcgatactataactaatttctttaactggaccctttcaagtaaagatttttatataaacctatgagAATGATACTGCAATTGGTGCAAGTGTCAttagcctactttgtcgtattagtttacaaattgcgaaaaaccaaattaaatttgaatttcgcggcaGACCCATCTCATGCCTCACATTAACAACTTTGAATCTTGGTACCTATCTGAGTCACACTGCAGTTTTAAAATGGGATTATCTATGTAAAATTTAATTCAGACTAAACTGTTACCCTCAAAAGCTTCAGATAGAGAACTTAGAGCTTACCTGGCTTTCACAATTTGAGTGGGGCAAGGATATCTTGCGATTGCAACAACTTATAAAATACCGCATGGATTGCTAGAGGCAACGGTAAATTATAATGCACGCCAGTAAATTAAAGACACGTGCAAATAAATCGAGTTGTATTAAACCTAGTTTGGACGTAATAAATATAGAGATACAAACAAGTATGGCAGCTGGGGCTGACAACAGCTGCATAGATACTTGCACTAATTTAGTTCAGGCTTATGTGATAAAGCCTATGCTGTTACAGTAATAGACAGCTGCTTATGTATTGTTACCTTCTATGTTCTATGTATAAATTCTCGGTTACCTTCTATGTATAAATTCTCGCAAACAATGGAGCACGCGTATAATCATACCAGTAATATTAACTGAGTGAAGAGAGGTATCCAAATCTACATCGCTACTAAGCCAATTTTCGAATgaggagtgacataggctacattttttacaaacaatatCAACATGACAGACCCTAAAAAGTGGAGGGTCTCTGAATTTTTGTCTGTCACTGTTCAAGCGGGCTGTCAAATagaagaaatataaatatatttattacaatattaaaatatatcaagcaacagaaaaactattttactatacaTATATTCCACATTTATTAAGAGGAGTAGCCAGCTTTAAGtttgaactttattttgttAGTACATATTTTGTATAGTAGCCTTTACTACTTTCTCATTTGCAATGACAATAGATATACAAAAACATATTAgatacatacttatattattaatttgaataaaatgaaGGCTGACTGAGCTGACATGATATCAACACTAGCTGGCCCCCGCAATTTCGTTCCAGTGGATAtaaatttttcaggataaaaatagcctgtgtGTTTATCCAAGGTATATCccctttccaaatttcagccaaatccatcgagtggtgtttgcgtgaaagagtaacaacatccatacatccatccatacatacaaactttcacgtttataatattagaagaaTACATAAATCTTAAATTGCTGAGTCATAAAACTCGAGATTTTTTCATGTAGATTTTTCCTATGATGTACAGTGTACATCCCCACTAAAAAATCACTTACAGATATTCTATACGAAGCTaagctaaaataaaaatgatgtgATGATAAAAAAACTGGCtgagtgcgagtctgacttgcacactgagggttccatactccaGCTTTTTTtcccacattttgcacgataaatcaaaaactattatgctttaaaataaataaaaatctgttttataatgtataaAAGCCTTACCCCACttaatatagttatcttacttttaaaattgaaaatacgaatagtaaataattttttcatgaacacacaaatgcatggttttcagattttctcctttatttgtgctataagagctacctccCTGCAAAATTGTACAATTCTAAGTCAATggaaaataccctataggttttcttgacagacacgacagacagatggacagactgacagacagacaacaaagtgatcctataagggttcgtttttctttttaaggtacggaaccctaaaatagtaGAGCACTCCACCTAGCTGTCACCACAATCTAACCCCCAATAAGGAATTCTAGCTGCAAAACAAAAAACGAAACACTTTTGTGACAACTCAAAAAAGTCAGAGTTTTTATTTAAGAGTGGTTTTTCTAGGATAACATACACTATGTTATCTTAGAAAAACCactcttaaataaaaaaaatgaactgCCTACTGCCCAGCTAAAGTCTAACCCATTATGATTTACCTAAGGCAGTAAATTAATTGATACAGATTACCTAAAGGTTGTGGTAaaacttgtatttttaaaaatagacaTTTAAATATTGACCAATAAAATGGAATATTGGtctataaacaaaaatatatgcCCATTACTTAAATTATACCACAGAAATAGTATTCACAAGGCTATCTCTCTAGGTAATCTAATACTACTTATCTAAAGCAAGGTTTTCTTGTATTTATTATTGcaagtaaatattattgtattggGATGTTTTGATCGTTACCTACGTCTTGCTTCTCGCATCTATAGGAATGACGTTTACAACACCCACAGAAGCAACAAATCGATATCGCCCTAAACAGACAATTTATTCATTTCACCctactattaaaatattaggtaggtattaaaacGATACTTCTTATTAATATAGAATGTTACGAGTATAAAAGCGATCATAAAGTGGAAAGTAAATTACATAGTTACCTTTCTTTTCCTTCCTTTGTATACCATGGCGAAGGCTCCATGTCCTATTATATCTTGCTTGGTGAATTCGTATTCACCCACTTGAATAACTTCCATTTTCACTAGGGCTTTTGCTTTAACCACTGACATTTTGAGTCTTTATAAAATTACACTGTAAGACAAAGATCGATATCACAAATTTAGAAAACTCGTTTATGGAACTTGACTAAGCGCTACATTCTGATTTTGAGCTCCTAATCACTTCCTTTTTATCTCCACGTCCAAGTTACTTTACACTAACACCAGCATTAAACTTTCATTGTTCCAGTTCTAAAACACAACATACAATGAACGCAAGACGTTTAAAagtgattttattttgtgaCTTGTGTTATGGTTTGATGGTGTTGTGTTTGATTTTGCGAAGCAGTGTTGCCAGGGCCCTTCAGTGGAATAGCTACTAATAGTCTATGGAAATAGAGTAAACTGTCGGGAAGTTAGTTTCGTTTCATTAAAActtaataaagttaaataaaaagttatttgttgGCTgcataagttatatttttaactgacttcaaaaaaaggaggagatttttgttacgcgattactcagccaaatatgaaccgattttgataattatttttggtttggttGATCAAACACATTACAGGGGATTCCATTTTAGTTtagtgaagatttgatgaatatcatCAGAGATGGAGAACGAAACTTCTCAATGAAGAGTAcctaaattgctcgcgatcagtgtatataatagcttagtaaacagtaggtttttaaccgggcatagcatattttaatacagttggGTCACtaaaaattgtcaaaaaaaaaagtagttatCATAGTTACCTACTCAATAACgatgtaaattcaaaaaattgattcataaaatattatcttaatcATTGAGAATAATGAGATATTATATAGAAAGATATTGAGCAAAttgagatattatattattatacaggtTCAAAACCCGAGACGGTCCAactcaaaattattaatttgaatttgaccgTCTCGCTCGGGTGTCCTAAACAAAATTGACTTCCGTATTACGCAAGaggatcaaataaaaaataccaaaataaagTAAATGTAACCTTCTGACAACACTGCAATGGTTGATGGTTGCTAATTGCTCTATGGTTGCTATATTAGCATAGACTAAGGATTAGGATTAGACTAAAAAAGATTTATGTGGATATATGACTGCTGAGTCCTGACTACTGCCTAAGCAATAAGCATACctattatgattattttttaaaacttcttTAGTGTGTCGGATATcttattttacattaattatgtatatacctacgtattttttaatataaaacgaATGTAACGCCATctcttagtaggtatattttacttAGGACAATAATTACTTTTCCATTTTATTCTTTCTGAAGGTACCTTTAGCaacatctataatattatctaagttATGTAACTGTACCTACAAAGAGTATGCAATCACTAAGTGTACCTAGTATAATAGTACTCTACATTACGGATGTCGCTAAAAGGTACTGTGGTTTTAcgaattattatttagtacatccatgggttttccagatttctgttagtTGCACGCAcatctatactactaataaataaaattgaagtgtctgtctgtaatttcgaaataactacctcatattaagctcatatggttatttgaacgataccataactgaatcacccggtttttaaatttttgtctgtctgtctgtttgaaaaggcttcggaacggctgaaccgattttggcgggattttcacaaacaaatagaggattgaccagggagtaacataggctacttttttaaccgactttcaaaaagggagttgtgtttttctacctacgtacaccgaaatctccgagatttctgaaccaatttgcgtaattttttttaatcgatagaaaaaactttgcgacattgtcctgagaaatcaaaagttcccacgggatttttagaaacctaaatccacgcgggcgaagctgcgggcatcagctagtctttctGTAAAGATGTTTCTGTAAGTACTCTCTAACGTCTCTTTAGTGTAACTTTAGAAAGTGCTAGGGTTacttcttttaaataaaataaaaatgcaattaGACCTATACTtttaaaagtgttttgtttatttatgacaaaagctggtaaaataaataaattgacaaaATTTCATTCTATTTCGCATGAATAAAAAACATACAGTGTAGCATTCACATTGGGAAACAGAATCCGTGAACAATAGCTTACTGGGTAATGGAACTATCTCTTTTGGTCTCCCAAATCGTCAATACTATCTTCATCaatctgaaaataaaacaaacataaaatgtatttattcaatattcatattatcagTGCAAATacaacatattttaaattatcgcaTAAGTCCAGATTGGCacatttttaacatatttttatctgtTGGTTTCAAAGGGATTTACTTCAATATTTTTTCACAATTGTGTCAAactgtattttataataatcttGTTGGTGatcttttatatataaaataaaaataactaatacATGAATACTGAGACATTTGAAAAGTTTAGGAAATCTCATGTTTTACATACTACATATTGTATTTGGCAATTCATCATTACAAAAatacatggggttattcaagaggcggaccacttaacatcaggtgacccgcctgcttgtttgctcgctaattcatttaaaaaaagcaGAAAATTGAGACATCTACATTCCTTATGGAAGTTGGTTAAGATAAGATCAAAAAAGTATCTTAATTGATTTTTTAGATTGGCCTTGATTGATCTTTCAATAACTGGTCATAAGCATAATACTGTTAATGAGCTAATaagtttctttctttcttctcttcaCTTAGCCATTTAAGTGTAGAAAAGAAACCCaggaagaaaagaaagaaaaggcTATGTTATGTATAATAGCAACACTGGTTACCTCTGGCCATTTTTCAGGAATAACATCAAACAGATCGTCCTTTACATCCCCTTGGATTACTATCTCGTCATCACCAGTAACTGATGATCCACATGCAAATTTTGTGCCAAAGAACTTAGCTGCTACTTTCAAGTCTATATCTGTAACATTAAAAATGTATGgtcaatattttttacaatccATAAACACTTTAATTTTGCATGTTGACATGAAAATTACACCTTCAGAATAATTAGAgacctatttaaaaaattagtcaagtgcgagtctgactcgtacacAAAGGGTTCAGTTACTTCAggaccattgtacaagatatacctaacacttatagttatgtgatttagtaaactaattatttttgtgaacacattttagtttttttttgtgtacctacaaaaagtatgtaaccataaattcagttttcaatttttttcttttacttgttcCTTACAaacctaccaaacatgattctaggtcaacgggatgtaccctataggttttcttgaaagacagacaaagtgatcctataggggtctttttcattttgagatgtggaaccctaaaaagtaagcAAATATTGGTATGTTTATTCATTAGTATACATTAGTCACTCAAGTTTGTTTTTCTCCAAAGTTCAAATCTTAAAATTCCAAAATTAGTCTACAAAAATATTGATGACAGAACTAAAAGATATTAGATAATAGATAATCCTTCACAGAATTAAATTCTTTAATTCTTAAGGATGACTTGATATTtggttttgtttattcaatCAGTACATAACTCAAACTTATGTAGAAATGAATGACTGTCTGTTAGCAGTcacataataattgttgatctGATTGAATTTTTACAGTTAAATGAAACTTGGTTGTGGAAGGTGTCTGACATAATATCATCTATGTAATTATGTATCAGGTGGTGTGCTGGTCATTAGTTAAAATTCTTTCTAGATATTAAAGAAAAGCTTGAATGTTCACAGGTCAACACTGGATTAGATTAATTAATTCTAAATCCCACTAATGCAATAGTACTTGTCCTACTGAGAGTAATATAACTATCCCCAGCCTATGTAGGTAATTGTTAGATAATCAGATTGTATTTAATCCTATGCTAAAATTAGCAGCTACATAAAAAACGCCTTACCGAAGGTACTTAAACCAGACACTACCGTGACTGATTTCTTTTTGCCCCGAGGAGCTCGGGAGACTTGCACTAACTTAGGAACATCTTCCTTTTTCTTAGACTTTAGCATACCCTTTCCGCCTCGCTTTTGGCGTTTCTTTTCTTCCTCACCACCAGCATTATCTTCTTCATCTGAAGAAGTTATCAACAATTAGCCGGAAGTTTTATTGAGATAACCTCACATTTTTGAATGGAACCACCGACTCACCTATCTTGACTTTCTCAAACTCTGTTGGCAAATTTTTCTCTAACCATTGTTTACACTTATCGTATTCAGGATAATATTCACAATATTCTATCGGCATAGAACAATTTCCACAGTACTGAACCTTTACCGGGTACGTTACTCCTTCTCGAGGTCCTAACGACAGGTCTCTGTCCGCCATTATAGGTTGTaagatttgaaattttgagCAGCCTATTGCATAGTAtgcaatttataataggtacttttacactacaatttttatgaaaacgaaaaattatttttcaattatcTAGGTATAACAAAAAGAGATGACCACCGTCGTTTGCCAATGTCAACCAGTTAACCAAAATCCGACAGATTTGACAAAAAATAATCTATGATAACGTCAAATGTCAAACTCCAACACagtcaatgttgccaacttattttatttgttttatttctattattatttatgtacttaccaAAATTGTATGTACATGGTACAAAGTACCTAGTtccttaataataaattaagctaGCTAACTACATTGGTAATTCTATAAAACAATTTAGTGCTTTAAGTAAATAACTAACTACTCTTTCCACGGATAGAAGTTAGTATAGATaggactctctctgttacgtaatcccctGTACAGTTCTATCCTGCAAACTCCGATCGCGAGCGAAAGAGCGTGTCACAGATAACTAAGTCTAGGAGCATGTAGTGTAAAGGCAGCTATTATCTAGCATAAAATATATTCTCTATCATCATTAAATAGTTCAGATGAGGGTAGGTATTTCTAATACCGCATTTAAGATCACTAACTACCTGAAAACAGCAATATTTGCTAGTTAGCTACATAGTTAGCTCCACTTTTATTGAAGGACATGGAGTAACATGATATGGATAAATATAGAACAACTAGGCTACAATAGCAATTCAGTTCAATAGAGTCGCTGGCAAAAGGACGAGGGGTTTACTGGTAGTGGCTTGTAAGTACTAAAGTGCTTTAGCTGCCATGAGTTTTAAAAGGGGTAAGGGAGAGGAATTATTTTAGTCGGATTTGGGTgcaagaattttaaaaactaaaaccatcTTTAGGTATAGTGTGATGATATTCGGCAATTATTGTACTGTATATTATTTGGCAATTCGTCTCGGCCACATTGAACAATatggaatatattattattatggagCAATTAGAAAAAATGTTGCCAATACAATTGCCgcctttttttttgaaattgctTCTGATTGATCCATAGGTAACTATCTACATGTTGCCGAGCAATAATTGTTTAAGAAGTTGCCCATGTAAGCGCATCTTTAGATTATCATGAATGAACCGtactaagtataaaaataaacctttCTCTTAAAATGTTCTGAATAATAATGAAATCCGTAGTGAATTGCACTGAGGCATTTaagaatcaatttttttacagaaaatcAGGACAAAGGcacgtatttttagggttccgtacctcaaaaggaaaaatggaacccttatatatGCATTCCGAAAAGAAAACATCAGCTGTACTCTCAACCTGACCCTAAACCTTTGACTTCCTACTTACttttacttaccttactttaggtacaaaaagtaaatttttagtaAGAAAGTAGGAATAGGAAATATAACATGACTTATAAAATGAAACATAAAATGATTGCATACTTTACGTATCAATTTATTGcattaatattaatacaaaATTCACATTATACAAACATTGGTATTAAATATaccaatatattataattatttgtagATAAATGCGTAAttcataaaaaacttaaaattgtaataaattgtacctagtaaatcttaaaaaaatatttacaagatCAGatcaataattaatataaaataataaaatgtttcaaGTATTTTCTGTACAAATCAGTGGCAGTAATACAAATACTCTTTTTAGTAGTcctaaaatgatgtgatgttttgtgtTGTGGTAGGTTATGGGGCTAGGATTCATTGTAAACAGAAtagctaaataaaaatcatgatttttatttatttttgagaggggtctctccgtcactcgctccatacaaactttccaATTCCATACTTacattccaatttcatttgaatattaagcaaccaaaatccatgaaattttgcatacatattctagaaactaatatctatgcctgtggttttccagatttctgtaaaaatattgggtgtcaaagttacgcggtcttaaaaattcagatacttacaaatctttgagcccctgtaattttaaaactacatatttttagaaaaaatctaaaacaccacaggcacagatattagtttctaaaatatgtgtgcaaatttcatggaatttggttgcttaatattcaaatgaaattggaactacgattgtatggagtaagtgacggagagagcccaaatatttttaaattatttaacataaaaatagagtaatttctgtgggaaaatatttttttacgttaaaaaattgtaaagtcTGTCGTTTTCTGCAGTGCAAATAATAGTAGACCAGGTACCTATGTTAAAAATACCGAAACATCTaatcttcatttttttttaactcggAGCCCCATAAACTAttgctatacaaaacatcacatcattttattactacagttcAAAACCCTACTATTACTATGCCTACATACTAGaaaaagataattttattagGCAGGTTTTAGTATATAAAAAACCAGATGCTTAATGCTCGCGATGCACGTgaaaagttttttatatccCGATTCCCGGGGGTACCTAATCTTTCATTTATGGAATAAGGAGCCTAGTATGTCCGTCTCATGTCCGTCCTTGacttgggcgcatttggaaccctcgtagctttaatttttacccgactacggcaaagccgaaaggaagggttatgatttttaagtttacgtacttAATTGATTGTCACCACTTTATATCgtctttcaaatctaaaaaatctgactAACaaaaggtgtaaaataatacctattttgaataaatgattttggtttttttttattttcatgcaacCTCTCTGTAGTTACTTAACTACTGAATTTTGTGCAAAAATCAGTAGGTAAAGAGCACGAGTCGTAAAAAGATAACACACATAGTTAAATAGACAAACACACACCTACCTgcttagatagacagacacaatttAGCATTTTCTATATtacttagtatggatatggattttaaAAAGGATTTATTCACTTTACGTAGGTAATTGTGGCTAATTTAGTTGTACGCTATCTCTATCTTTTTTAATAATACTCCCTGCAGAAAATCATTCAATCAATTAGCCACAACAATCATAAGAGGCTCAAGGAAATAAAAGTGAATCTTGTTTTATGAGCTTACATGGAAATTTTTCTataaatctaaaattttatataggtagtaactagtataggtacctacgtaaacaGATACCAAATAATTATAGTTTCACGTtgatgtattttatattatgcatattaggtaggtacgaatgTGActcaaaaagtaggtatttaaaaagtAGATGGTATTGGTTTATGCCGGAAACCATCGATCGGCAGCAACACAGCAGTAGGTAATTtctaagaatttttaaaattctaaaacagtgatggcatctatattatatttcctCTAAAaagactatacctacctatcccaCCCTAAAAAGTAAGTTCTATCTATGAGCTTAACTCGTTACacaggtatacctacataacaattttataaattacttatgGTGAGACTTTAATCCAtacaatatttttctattcgAAAATTTGACTAACGTTTCAAGTACCTCTACCTAAATACGTGCTAGAAATAAGGAGGTGTACTGcgcatttaaaattatttaatcaaGTTAGTAAATCAAAGGGCTCAATGAAAATTATTACTGATCAGAGCAAAATAATGCCTGATCAACTAATTTATATCAATTAATAAAGCTGGGGAGTGTGCGCAGAGGAGGATTTACTCACTGTGAgagaaattttaaaactattagGAAATATTGGGAAAATTATTCTCGAC
This genomic stretch from Maniola jurtina chromosome 15, ilManJurt1.1, whole genome shotgun sequence harbors:
- the LOC123872646 gene encoding density-regulated protein homolog, with protein sequence MADRDLSLGPREGVTYPVKVQYCGNCSMPIEYCEYYPEYDKCKQWLEKNLPTEFEKVKIDEEDNAGGEEEKKRQKRGGKGMLKSKKKEDVPKLVQVSRAPRGKKKSVTVVSGLSTFDIDLKVAAKFFGTKFACGSSVTGDDEIVIQGDVKDDLFDVIPEKWPEIDEDSIDDLGDQKR